TTGGCCTGGCGTACAAGAAATGTACTCTTCCCTCATGAAGCCCCATAGCTGTGTGGGCGGCATCGACGTGATGTACAAGCTTGCGCCGCTCCTCAACGCTCCTGGCCGCATGGAACGCCCGGACCCGGCCCTTAAACTTCTTTTGTGCGAAAACAAAGGTGAAGCGGGCAAGCTTCTTGAAGAACTGAAAGAATGGAATAAGCGCCGCAAGGACAAAGAAGCAGAAATCACCAAGATGGCGATGGAGCAAGTTCAAGCGCTTTACGGCGACACCATCCCGACTGTCATTGTAGTTGCCGGCGAAAACTGGCACGTGGGCGTGATTGGCATTGTCGCGGCAAAGCTTGCCCAGGAATTCCACAGACCTTCGGCCGTGCTGTCGATTATCAACGGCATGGCACATGCGAGTGCCCGTGCAGTTCCTGGATTCAACTGGCACAAGGCGCTTTTTGATAGCCGTGAACTTTTTGACCGCTGGGGCGGTCACGCGAATGCGGCGGGCTTTTCGCTTGAAGCCGGTAAAATTGAAGAGTTGCGTGGGCGCCTGTTACAGTCTGCGGCAGATCAAGGCTACACGGGTGAAGTTATCAATACCGAAGAATCGTACCCGTACGACATCAAAATTGCACTCCGTGAACTGACCGTAGAGACGCGAGTCCCGACGGGGCGCTATCCGATTCGTGAACGCTCCATTCTGGAGTTCATCGACTTGCTGGAACCGTTTGGCGGAAACTTCCCGTACCCCGCATTCCGCGCCGAAGGCGTTACCGTGCATCGCGTGCGCGAACTTCGCGGCGGGCATTTGCAAATGGAAATTTCGCAGGCGGGAAGTGCCGTTTTCCCGGCTATTGCCTTTGGACTGCGCAAGAGCAAGGCTCTGCTCGGACGCTCCCGCCCGGTGACGGTCGTGTTCGAGCCGATTTGGAATTACTATAACAACACCAAGACGGTGCAGCTTTGCATCAAGTCCATCGAGTAGTGCTATGCTGAAACGGAACGCTCCATTACTTGCCTTTGCTCTCGTCTTTGTGGCTGTGCTGTACTTTGTCTACAGCATCCCGCAGTACGAACCTATTGTGGATGCTGAAGAAGAAGAGGATGTCGCCGAAGAGGCGTTTACCGGCCGCGTGGAAATGCCCTCGATTGATGAAATCTACGTGATTGAAAATACCGCAGGTCGTGACTTGAACAAGCTTGCGATGTTTTTGGAAGGCCGCGCCGCTGGCTTGCATTACCTCTCCTCGGAGTATTTCAAGAAAATCCGTGTGACCCGCAAAGGGAACCGATTTATCAAGTCCGATGACGATGTGTTTCTCGGATTGCACCTCACGCTCGATAGCCTTGGGCGCTTTATGGATCCGCAAATCATGTTTACGAGTTCCGATAACGAAGTGTTCAAAGTCAAGCTCCTGAAGCATGTAGAATACTTCTGGCGCCTTCCGCCGAGCAAGCAGGGCAAACTCGAAATCTGGATCCCCATTCGCTTCCACGGCGGGGTTTAACTCCTTACTGCCACCTCGGACTCCGTTCCGGGGTCACCATACACTATTAAAGGCGATGCCCGCACTGAGGCCGGCATGACAACAAATGCAAAAGAAAAGCTCCACTAGGTGGAGCTTGGCAAATGTTTTGCACATTTTGGCGCTTTTAGCGAGTGATTACGCTCTCAGGATTTCGACGAGCTGCTTAGCGTTCTTTTCGATAAGGACGAATGCTTCGAACATGCGGGCTTCACGCCACTTGGTCAGGTACTTCGTCTGCCAGTCCACCGCGATTATGTCCGGATCCTTAGGACCGTTTTCGTTCTGGTACCAGACTTCCTTCGTGATTTCGCGGATCATTGCGCCCATTTCGGCGGCCGGCTGCAAAGAACCCTTGCAGAGGAGGAGGGCACGGAGGTTGTCGAGGAGGATTTCGTCAGAAGGCTGTTCGGCATCTTCGCGGGCACATTCCCAAATTTCGTCGCGGTGGCGTTCAGTCCAGCCGAACAAGTACTTTTTGGTCTTTTCGAGCTCGCCCTTGGCAAGCTTTTCATCGACCGCTTCGCGCGGATAATATATGCTGTTTGGATAGAATTCAATCATGATCTACCTCCCTTCTGCGAAGTGAAGCACAAAAACAATGCCCGGGGCGGGACTTGAACCCGCACGGAGTTGCCCCCAAGGGATTTTAAGTCCCCAGTGTCTACCATTCCACCACCTGGGCAGGTTGTGCGCGTGTAATATAGCAATTTGTGTGGGTAAAATTACACGAGTCTTCATTTTAATATGGTTTTTATCACCTTTTTCACCAAAAACATATTTTCTGTTTATAAATGTTTACTTTGCGGTCGCGTTAATGTATATTATGAATTGGACTAAAGCGAAAAAAGGCCCTTTTTATTATTAATTTTGGTTCGATTGTGGTGTCTTGGATGTCTTGTCGTGTGGAGATTTAGATATGTTGAATCACGGTTCTAAAAAGAACGGTTATACCCTGGTAGAAGTCCTTGTTGTCGTTACGATTATGGGCGTTTTATCATCTATGGGTGTTGCGGGCCTAAGAGGTGCTGTGATCAATAGCCGAATGAAGGACAATGCCCTGAATGTGACGGCTTTTTTGGAACGTGTTGCGAATGAAGCGAACCGAATGTCCAAACGTATCTGTGTCAAGAAGGATAACGATCAGCGAATCAGCGCTTATGTGGCCAATCAATGTGACGGTGTTGGTAGCGATGGCTCGGAAGTTTTTGATACTTACGAACTTGAAGCTCCGGCGAAGTTTGAATGTGGCGACGGAATTGAC
This genomic stretch from Fibrobacter sp. UWB16 harbors:
- the recJ gene encoding single-stranded-DNA-specific exonuclease RecJ; this encodes MEDLVASTLSSTLKIPHAVARFLVSRGIKTVSDAYHMLCSNESDVHDPFLMMGMDKAVEWILAVRERGERVFIFGDYDLDGMTSVTLLTRCLKTVGIESEWRLPNRFGDGYGLSVSAVDEMYEAGARNLITVDTGITANVEIAHAKELGMAVMVMDHHQPSGDGLPVSDVLLDPHQEGDNYPNPELCGVGVSYKFICALFSRLGINAPVEYLDLVALGTLADLVQMTPENRYFTRTGLESLKSSRWPGVQEMYSSLMKPHSCVGGIDVMYKLAPLLNAPGRMERPDPALKLLLCENKGEAGKLLEELKEWNKRRKDKEAEITKMAMEQVQALYGDTIPTVIVVAGENWHVGVIGIVAAKLAQEFHRPSAVLSIINGMAHASARAVPGFNWHKALFDSRELFDRWGGHANAAGFSLEAGKIEELRGRLLQSAADQGYTGEVINTEESYPYDIKIALRELTVETRVPTGRYPIRERSILEFIDLLEPFGGNFPYPAFRAEGVTVHRVRELRGGHLQMEISQAGSAVFPAIAFGLRKSKALLGRSRPVTVVFEPIWNYYNNTKTVQLCIKSIE
- a CDS encoding prepilin-type N-terminal cleavage/methylation domain-containing protein; amino-acid sequence: MLNHGSKKNGYTLVEVLVVVTIMGVLSSMGVAGLRGAVINSRMKDNALNVTAFLERVANEANRMSKRICVKKDNDQRISAYVANQCDGVGSDGSEVFDTYELEAPAKFECGDGIDMSEISGFSGGDWAQNGALFVPRIGLSAAPAEGYVCMQYGSHGTYAVAIKKKNNNMIVPMWRSGAYWSKL